The genomic interval CAGGAAAGTCATCCTGGTTAGAGCTGCTGTCCCATAAATGCTTTCAGAGCTCTCGTTATGTCTTTATTCCGCAGACTGTAGATGAAAGGGTTCAGCATGGGTGTGACCACAGTGTACATCACTGAAGCTGCTGCACTTGAGTGGGAGCTGTGGGTACCAGCAGAGCTAAGGTACACTCCTAGGCTTGTACAATAAAATAAGGAAACGACCAAGAGGTGAGACGCGCAGGTAGAAAATGCTTTATACTTCTCCTGAGCTGATGCTATTCTACATATGGAGGAAATTATCTTTGAATAAGAGTAAAGGATTCCAGCCAGGGGACCAATGGCCAGAAGCAGTGATGTAAAATATATCATCATGTTGTTAAGAAAGGTGTCAGAACACGCAAGTTGGATGACCTGATtgagttcacagaaaaattggGGTATTTCTAAGTCTTCACAGAAGGTCAGATCCAAAACTATTAAACTTTGTAGCAAAGAGTTCAGGACACTCAGGATCCAGGACACCAGCACCAGCAGTGCACAGAGCCGGGGATTCATGATGACTGTGTAGTGCAGGGGGTGACAGATGGCCAcaaagcggtcataggccatcacagtcAGGAGTAAGTCATCCAACACTGCAAAGAGTACAAAAAAATACATCTGTGTGATGCAGCCTTCGTAAGTTATAACTTTGCTCTTGCTCTGGATGTTCCACAGCATCTTtgggatggtggtggaggtgaaaCAGATGTCTACAAAggacaggttggagaggaagaagtacatgggggtgtggaggtgggagtctGAGTTGACAGCCAGGATAATAAGCAGGTTCCCCAATACAGAGATCAAGTACATGGAGAGGAAAAGACCAAATATGAGAGACTGCAGTGCTGGTGCATCTGAGAATCCCAgaagaaaaaattctgaaatttgtGTATCATTCCGTGGTTCCATGTGCTGGAGGTGACtaccagaaaaatttaaaaagattaattttcACATAAGCAAGACTTAATAACCTAGAATTAATGCTATGTTTACATTGTAGAGCCAATACATTAATTTTGTATTTGGTGACTTGCCTGGTCCCCATTAAGGGCATCCTTATTCCATTTTTATAGAAATTCATTTCCCACTGTCAGCCTGATATTCAAGCATAATGTATACTACTGTTTTTGAGAATATCTTTCATGCATTTGAGGAATATATATTGACTACAGACCATGTTCCAGGCATAGCCAGAGCATAGGGATGTTTAAAAGTAAGTCTTTACAATCTAAAGACTAATGGCAGTGAGAAAATACAATCAAACAAAAATAGTAACAATGTAACATGTCTAATAGCACAGATGCAATGAAGAAAAGGAAGGCATGTATAAAGGAAAGAATGGATAGAATGTGTTATTTTTACTGGGAGTTCAACCAAGACACGCCAATAGGATAGCACTTTAACAGACACCTTAAAGAAGAactagaaagaaagagagaaagaaagaaagaaagaaagagagacaagGTTACCTGAGAAAGTATGTGCATGGCAGAAGGAACagtcagtgcaaaggccctggggaagAAGTGTACTTCAGAAACTCAAGACCCGGAATGAGCCAGTATGTGGTGGGGAATGAATAAGTCATAGAGTGATGAGAGATGATGTTAGCAGATGTTGAGGAGAGAGCAAACCTGCCTGCTGCTGCTCAGGCTTTAAGACACAGGGAGCCCATTGTCCACACCATGTAAATCTTGCACTTTATTAATCTCATTGCAAAGGCATCTGG from Dama dama isolate Ldn47 chromosome 9, ASM3311817v1, whole genome shotgun sequence carries:
- the LOC133061809 gene encoding olfactory receptor 7A17-like encodes the protein MEPRNDTQISEFFLLGFSDAPALQSLIFGLFLSMYLISVLGNLLIILAVNSDSHLHTPMYFFLSNLSFVDICFTSTTIPKMLWNIQSKSKVITYEGCITQMYFFVLFAVLDDLLLTVMAYDRFVAICHPLHYTVIMNPRLCALLVLVSWILSVLNSLLQSLIVLDLTFCEDLEIPQFFCELNQVIQLACSDTFLNNMMIYFTSLLLAIGPLAGILYSYSKIISSICRIASAQEKYKAFSTCASHLLVVSLFYCTSLGVYLSSAGTHSSHSSAAASVMYTVVTPMLNPFIYSLRNKDITRALKAFMGQQL